From a single Anoplolepis gracilipes chromosome 3, ASM4749672v1, whole genome shotgun sequence genomic region:
- the LOC140663618 gene encoding dnaJ homolog subfamily C member 5 isoform X6 translates to MDRRKMSTAGDSLYQILEIPKTATSEEIKKTYRRLALKYHPDKNPNNPEAAEKFKEINRAHAILTDLTKRNIYDNYGSLGLYVAEQFGEENVNAYFVVTSGWCKALFMFCGLITACYCCCCCCCCCNFCCGKCKPTPPEDSGAYHNLQRNPNPEAVVTNQPRSFGKEDESDDDAVTAQPQSGASQNASNIQQPIFAMPAPGSAAPTSTVNESTNLNSGGERVIYTTAATNPFVGANAATTDTGPSRW, encoded by the exons ATGGATAGGAGAAAAATGtc TACTGCAGGGGATTCCCTCTATCAAATTTTGGAAATTCCAAAAACTGCTACTTCCGaggaaattaaaaagacaTATAGAAGATTGGCTCTGAAATATCATCCTGACAAAAATCCTAACAATCCAGAGGCAGCTGAAAag tttaaagaaataaatagagCGCACGCTATATTGACTGATCTAACAAAACGTAACATATACGATAATTATGGATCTCTGGGTCTATATGTTGCGGAGCAGTTTGGAGAAGAAAATGTTAATGCTTATTTTGTTGTCACTTCTGGATGGTGTAAG GCACTGTTCATGTTTTGTGGACTAATTACCGCTTGTTAttgttgttgctgttgttgctgctgttgcAATTTCTGTTGCGGTAAATGTAAACCAACTCCCCCTGAAGATAGCGGTGCATACCATAATTTGcag cggAACCCGAATCCAGAGGCTGTTGTAACAAATCAACCGAGAAGTTTTGGCAAG GAAGACGAGAGTGATGATGATGCTGTAACAGCTCAACCTCAAAGTGGTGCATCGCAAAATGCATCTAATATACAACAACCTATATTTGCCATGCCTGCACCAGGATCAGCGGCACCAACATCAACAGTTAACGAAAGCACGAATCTAAACAGCGGTGGTGAACGTGTGATTTATACCACTG CTGCTACAAATCCATTTGTAGGAGCCAATGCAGCTACAACTGACACCGGACCATCCAGATGGTAG
- the LOC140663618 gene encoding dnaJ homolog subfamily C member 5 isoform X1: MDRRKMSTAGDSLYQILEIPKTATSEEIKKTYRRLALKYHPDKNPNNPEAAEKFKEINRAHAILTDLTKRNIYDNYGSLGLYVAEQFGEENVNAYFVVTSGWCKALFMFCGLITACYCCCCCCCCCNFCCGKCKPTPPEDSGAYHNLQLESMSVRKEYFSRYLIAKTNDSRNSCNLNTINVRINRNPNPEAVVTNQPRSFGKEDESDDDAVTAQPQSGASQNASNIQQPIFAMPAPGSAAPTSTVNESTNLNSGGERVIYTTAAATNPFVGANAATTDTGPSRW; the protein is encoded by the exons ATGGATAGGAGAAAAATGtc TACTGCAGGGGATTCCCTCTATCAAATTTTGGAAATTCCAAAAACTGCTACTTCCGaggaaattaaaaagacaTATAGAAGATTGGCTCTGAAATATCATCCTGACAAAAATCCTAACAATCCAGAGGCAGCTGAAAag tttaaagaaataaatagagCGCACGCTATATTGACTGATCTAACAAAACGTAACATATACGATAATTATGGATCTCTGGGTCTATATGTTGCGGAGCAGTTTGGAGAAGAAAATGTTAATGCTTATTTTGTTGTCACTTCTGGATGGTGTAAG GCACTGTTCATGTTTTGTGGACTAATTACCGCTTGTTAttgttgttgctgttgttgctgctgttgcAATTTCTGTTGCGGTAAATGTAAACCAACTCCCCCTGAAGATAGCGGTGCATACCATAATTTGcag TTGGAAAGCATGTCAGTgaggaaagaatattttagtaGATACCTAATTGCGAAGACAAATGATTCAAGGAATTCATGCAACTTAAATACGATCAACGTACGCATAAAT cggAACCCGAATCCAGAGGCTGTTGTAACAAATCAACCGAGAAGTTTTGGCAAG GAAGACGAGAGTGATGATGATGCTGTAACAGCTCAACCTCAAAGTGGTGCATCGCAAAATGCATCTAATATACAACAACCTATATTTGCCATGCCTGCACCAGGATCAGCGGCACCAACATCAACAGTTAACGAAAGCACGAATCTAAACAGCGGTGGTGAACGTGTGATTTATACCACTG CAGCTGCTACAAATCCATTTGTAGGAGCCAATGCAGCTACAACTGACACCGGACCATCCAGATGGTAG
- the LOC140663618 gene encoding dnaJ homolog subfamily C member 5 isoform X5, whose amino-acid sequence MDRRKMSTAGDSLYQILEIPKTATSEEIKKTYRRLALKYHPDKNPNNPEAAEKFKEINRAHAILTDLTKRNIYDNYGSLGLYVAEQFGEENVNAYFVVTSGWCKALFMFCGLITACYCCCCCCCCCNFCCGKCKPTPPEDSGAYHNLQEDESDDDAVTAQPQSGASQNASNIQQPIFAMPAPGSAAPTSTVNESTNLNSGGERVIYTTAAATNPFVGANAATTDTGPSRW is encoded by the exons ATGGATAGGAGAAAAATGtc TACTGCAGGGGATTCCCTCTATCAAATTTTGGAAATTCCAAAAACTGCTACTTCCGaggaaattaaaaagacaTATAGAAGATTGGCTCTGAAATATCATCCTGACAAAAATCCTAACAATCCAGAGGCAGCTGAAAag tttaaagaaataaatagagCGCACGCTATATTGACTGATCTAACAAAACGTAACATATACGATAATTATGGATCTCTGGGTCTATATGTTGCGGAGCAGTTTGGAGAAGAAAATGTTAATGCTTATTTTGTTGTCACTTCTGGATGGTGTAAG GCACTGTTCATGTTTTGTGGACTAATTACCGCTTGTTAttgttgttgctgttgttgctgctgttgcAATTTCTGTTGCGGTAAATGTAAACCAACTCCCCCTGAAGATAGCGGTGCATACCATAATTTGcag GAAGACGAGAGTGATGATGATGCTGTAACAGCTCAACCTCAAAGTGGTGCATCGCAAAATGCATCTAATATACAACAACCTATATTTGCCATGCCTGCACCAGGATCAGCGGCACCAACATCAACAGTTAACGAAAGCACGAATCTAAACAGCGGTGGTGAACGTGTGATTTATACCACTG CAGCTGCTACAAATCCATTTGTAGGAGCCAATGCAGCTACAACTGACACCGGACCATCCAGATGGTAG
- the LOC140663618 gene encoding dnaJ homolog subfamily C member 5 isoform X3, translating to MDRRKMSTAGDSLYQILEIPKTATSEEIKKTYRRLALKYHPDKNPNNPEAAEKFKEINRAHAILTDLTKRNIYDNYGSLGLYVAEQFGEENVNAYFVVTSGWCKALFMFCGLITACYCCCCCCCCCNFCCGKCKPTPPEDSGAYHNLQLESMSVRKEYFSRYLIAKTNDSRNSCNLNTINVRINRNPNPEAVVTNQPRSFGKEDESDDDAVTAQPQSGASQNASNIQQPIFAMPAPGSAAPTSTVNESTNLNSGGERVIYTTGITSS from the exons ATGGATAGGAGAAAAATGtc TACTGCAGGGGATTCCCTCTATCAAATTTTGGAAATTCCAAAAACTGCTACTTCCGaggaaattaaaaagacaTATAGAAGATTGGCTCTGAAATATCATCCTGACAAAAATCCTAACAATCCAGAGGCAGCTGAAAag tttaaagaaataaatagagCGCACGCTATATTGACTGATCTAACAAAACGTAACATATACGATAATTATGGATCTCTGGGTCTATATGTTGCGGAGCAGTTTGGAGAAGAAAATGTTAATGCTTATTTTGTTGTCACTTCTGGATGGTGTAAG GCACTGTTCATGTTTTGTGGACTAATTACCGCTTGTTAttgttgttgctgttgttgctgctgttgcAATTTCTGTTGCGGTAAATGTAAACCAACTCCCCCTGAAGATAGCGGTGCATACCATAATTTGcag TTGGAAAGCATGTCAGTgaggaaagaatattttagtaGATACCTAATTGCGAAGACAAATGATTCAAGGAATTCATGCAACTTAAATACGATCAACGTACGCATAAAT cggAACCCGAATCCAGAGGCTGTTGTAACAAATCAACCGAGAAGTTTTGGCAAG GAAGACGAGAGTGATGATGATGCTGTAACAGCTCAACCTCAAAGTGGTGCATCGCAAAATGCATCTAATATACAACAACCTATATTTGCCATGCCTGCACCAGGATCAGCGGCACCAACATCAACAGTTAACGAAAGCACGAATCTAAACAGCGGTGGTGAACGTGTGATTTATACCACTGGTATTACGAGTTCTTGA
- the Fbxo42 gene encoding F-box only protein 42: MQCKIDDLPDELLEYILSLIPPYKDLQECKLVCKRWYRATKNVMEHNEAHFQKSVAFGSLLWNSLPSTHWAHTIGKRHSHSACIYNNSMYVFGGCTATWTTFNDLWQLDLGTRTWVRPITMGNYPSPKACATMLYYKKSLILFGGWSHPSPYPLHQQWKLFNELHIYSIESNKWTAINTLETPPPTSAHSATIHGNLMVVFGGVCNGYSSNDVWCLNLDSYYWHKQTTSNLKPQPRYGQSQIELGRKHLLVLGGCTGPNAAMNDAWLLTMEDTSWTWKKVNMHNTEWAPTRIWCHQACKVGNYIIVLSKNRRQAKPSDMSISLRKVAFQGNTSPHLCESNLLHERQGNLSAIDRDENINGRHGAFSRSHSQNAHTSSHTASISKTIPFYSDNTLSMAAFRDQPLRNNSNTDRQRQLESLRRMEEKIRNKKAQLMKVFKKTESTLSIYVLDITNVLSDDCNASWIPLKQDDHSGPDERILYSLVVGKGELIVFGGIRKEHSTFGHTDVDDSIVYNDLHFINPPRYVI, from the exons ATGCAGTGTAAAATTGATGATCTACCTGATGAATTACTAGAATACATTCTGAGCCTAATACCACCTTATAAAGATCTCCAAGAGTGCAAGCTTGTTTGTAAAAGATGGTATCGTGCTACTAAAA ATGTAATGGAACATAATGAAgcacattttcaaaaatcagTTGCTTTTGGCTCTTTGCTGTGGAATTCATTGCCATCTACACACTGGGCACATACCATTGGAAAGAGACATTCACACtctgcatgtatatataataattctatgtaTGTATTTGGTGGTTGCACAGCTACATGGACAACATTCAATGATTTGTGGCAGCTAGATTTAGGCACAAGAACCTGGGTTAGACCAATTACCATGGGCAACTATCCATCGCCTAAAGCTTGTGCCACTATGCTCTATTATAAGAAAAGCTTAATTCTATTTGGAGGTTGGTCCCATCCATCACCATATCCTTTACATCAg caatggaaattatttaatgaattacACATATACTCTATAGAATCAAATAAATGGACTGCTATAAATACATTAGAAACTCCACCACCAACATCTGCACATTCTGCAACGATACATGGGAATTTAATGGTCGTCTTTGGTGGAGTTTGTAACGGATACAG ttCTAATGATGTATGGTGCTTAAATTTGGACTCGTATTATTGGCACAAACAAACTACATCAAACTTGAAACCCCAACCACGTTATGGCCAGTCACAAATTGAACTTGGGAGAAAGCATTTACTTGTGCTTG GAGGTTGTACAGGACCAAATGCTGCTATGAATGATGCTTGGTTGTTAACAATGGAAGATACATCTTGGACAtggaaaaaagttaatatgcACAATACAGAATGGGCACCAACACGTATTTGGTGTCATCAAGCTTGTaag gtgggaaattatattattgtacttAGTAAAAATAGACGTCAAGCCAAACCAAGTGATATGAGTATTTCATTAAGAAAGGTTGCTTTTCAAGGAAATACTTCACCACATTTGTGCGAGTCAAATCTTTTGCATGAAag GCAAGGAAATTTGTCTGCCATAGATagagatgaaaatataaatggaCGACATGGAGCATTCTCTAGGTCACATTCACAAAATGCACATACTTCATCGCATACAGCCAGTATCTCAAAAACGATACCATTTTACAGCGATAATACTCTAAGCATGGCCGCGTTCCGCGATCAACCTCTGCgtaataattcaaatacaGATAGACAACGACAATTGGAATCGCTAAGAAGAATGGAAGAGAAAATTCGGAATAAAAAAGCACAACTAatgaaagtatttaaaaaaaccgaGAGCacattatctatatatgtgtTGGATATTACTAATGTTCTTTCTGATGATTGCAATGCTTCATGGATCCCTTTAAAACAGGATGATCATTCAGGACCTGatgagagaattttatattctcttgtAGTCGGAAAAGGAGAATTAATCGTTTTTGGAGGTATTCGTAAAGAACATTCAACATTCGGACATACTGATGTAGATGATTCTATAGTATATAATGATCTCCATTTTATAAATCCACCTcgatatgttatttaa
- the LOC140663618 gene encoding dnaJ homolog subfamily C member 5 isoform X4: MDRRKMSTAGDSLYQILEIPKTATSEEIKKTYRRLALKYHPDKNPNNPEAAEKFKEINRAHAILTDLTKRNIYDNYGSLGLYVAEQFGEENVNAYFVVTSGWCKALFMFCGLITACYCCCCCCCCCNFCCGKCKPTPPEDSGAYHNLQRNPNPEAVVTNQPRSFGKEDESDDDAVTAQPQSGASQNASNIQQPIFAMPAPGSAAPTSTVNESTNLNSGGERVIYTTAAATNPFVGANAATTDTGPSRW; encoded by the exons ATGGATAGGAGAAAAATGtc TACTGCAGGGGATTCCCTCTATCAAATTTTGGAAATTCCAAAAACTGCTACTTCCGaggaaattaaaaagacaTATAGAAGATTGGCTCTGAAATATCATCCTGACAAAAATCCTAACAATCCAGAGGCAGCTGAAAag tttaaagaaataaatagagCGCACGCTATATTGACTGATCTAACAAAACGTAACATATACGATAATTATGGATCTCTGGGTCTATATGTTGCGGAGCAGTTTGGAGAAGAAAATGTTAATGCTTATTTTGTTGTCACTTCTGGATGGTGTAAG GCACTGTTCATGTTTTGTGGACTAATTACCGCTTGTTAttgttgttgctgttgttgctgctgttgcAATTTCTGTTGCGGTAAATGTAAACCAACTCCCCCTGAAGATAGCGGTGCATACCATAATTTGcag cggAACCCGAATCCAGAGGCTGTTGTAACAAATCAACCGAGAAGTTTTGGCAAG GAAGACGAGAGTGATGATGATGCTGTAACAGCTCAACCTCAAAGTGGTGCATCGCAAAATGCATCTAATATACAACAACCTATATTTGCCATGCCTGCACCAGGATCAGCGGCACCAACATCAACAGTTAACGAAAGCACGAATCTAAACAGCGGTGGTGAACGTGTGATTTATACCACTG CAGCTGCTACAAATCCATTTGTAGGAGCCAATGCAGCTACAACTGACACCGGACCATCCAGATGGTAG
- the LOC140663618 gene encoding dnaJ homolog subfamily C member 5 isoform X2 — MDRRKMSTAGDSLYQILEIPKTATSEEIKKTYRRLALKYHPDKNPNNPEAAEKFKEINRAHAILTDLTKRNIYDNYGSLGLYVAEQFGEENVNAYFVVTSGWCKALFMFCGLITACYCCCCCCCCCNFCCGKCKPTPPEDSGAYHNLQLESMSVRKEYFSRYLIAKTNDSRNSCNLNTINVRINRNPNPEAVVTNQPRSFGKEDESDDDAVTAQPQSGASQNASNIQQPIFAMPAPGSAAPTSTVNESTNLNSGGERVIYTTAATNPFVGANAATTDTGPSRW, encoded by the exons ATGGATAGGAGAAAAATGtc TACTGCAGGGGATTCCCTCTATCAAATTTTGGAAATTCCAAAAACTGCTACTTCCGaggaaattaaaaagacaTATAGAAGATTGGCTCTGAAATATCATCCTGACAAAAATCCTAACAATCCAGAGGCAGCTGAAAag tttaaagaaataaatagagCGCACGCTATATTGACTGATCTAACAAAACGTAACATATACGATAATTATGGATCTCTGGGTCTATATGTTGCGGAGCAGTTTGGAGAAGAAAATGTTAATGCTTATTTTGTTGTCACTTCTGGATGGTGTAAG GCACTGTTCATGTTTTGTGGACTAATTACCGCTTGTTAttgttgttgctgttgttgctgctgttgcAATTTCTGTTGCGGTAAATGTAAACCAACTCCCCCTGAAGATAGCGGTGCATACCATAATTTGcag TTGGAAAGCATGTCAGTgaggaaagaatattttagtaGATACCTAATTGCGAAGACAAATGATTCAAGGAATTCATGCAACTTAAATACGATCAACGTACGCATAAAT cggAACCCGAATCCAGAGGCTGTTGTAACAAATCAACCGAGAAGTTTTGGCAAG GAAGACGAGAGTGATGATGATGCTGTAACAGCTCAACCTCAAAGTGGTGCATCGCAAAATGCATCTAATATACAACAACCTATATTTGCCATGCCTGCACCAGGATCAGCGGCACCAACATCAACAGTTAACGAAAGCACGAATCTAAACAGCGGTGGTGAACGTGTGATTTATACCACTG CTGCTACAAATCCATTTGTAGGAGCCAATGCAGCTACAACTGACACCGGACCATCCAGATGGTAG
- the Rpt3 gene encoding 26S proteasome regulatory subunit 6B has protein sequence MEELGIILPDKDVAEIDCKPVVGHYTGAGDELDVEDLYTKYKKLQRMLEFLEVQEEYIKDEQRNLKKEYLHAQEEVKRIQSVPLVIGQFLEAVDQNTGIVGSTTGSNYYVRILSTIDRELLKPSASVALHKHSNALVDVLPPEADSSISMLQADEKPDIQYSDIGGMDMQKQEIREAVELPLTHFELYKQIGIDPPRGVLMYGPPGCGKTMLAKAVARHTTAAFIRVVGSEFVQKYLGEGPRMVRDVFRLAKENSPAIIFVDEIDAIATKRFDAQTGADREVQRILLELLNQMDGFDQTTNVKVIMATNRADTLDPALLRPGRLDRKIEFPLPDRRQKRLIFSTITAKMNLSEEVDLEDYVARPDRISGADINAICQEAGMHAVRENRYIVLAKDFEKGYKNNIKKDESEHEFYK, from the exons ATGGAAGAATTAGGTATTATTTTGCCCGATAag GATGTGGCTGAAATCGATTGTAAGCCTGTTGTTGGTCATTATACAGGAGCTGGAGACGAATTGGATGTCGAAGATCTTTATACCAAATATAAA AAACTACAGAGAATGTTGGAATTTCTCGAGGTACAGGAAGAATATATCAAAGATGAACAGCGTAacctaaaaaaagaatatttgcaTGCGCAAGAAGAAGTTAAACGTATTCAGAGTGTACCTTTGGTCATTGGACAATTTCTTGAAGCAGTTGATCAGAATACTGGTATAGTGGGTTCTACAACAGGCTCAAATTATTATGTACGAATTTTGTCTACTATAGACAGAGAACTTTTAAAGCCTTCCGCTAGTGTAGCGCTTCATAAGCATAGTAATGCTTTAGTCGATGTGCTGCCACCAGAAGCTGATTCCAGTATTTCGATGTTACAAGCAg ATGAAAAGCCGGATATCCAATACAGTGATATAGGTGGAATGGACATGCAGAAGCAAGAGATCAGAGAGGCAGTAGAATTGCCTCTTACTCATTTTGAATTGTATAAACAAATCGGTATTGACCCACCACGAGGTGTACTCATGTATGGACCACCTGGTTGTGGAAAAACCATGTTGGCAAAAGCAGTTGCTAGACATACTACTG CTGCTTTCATTCGTGTAGTGGGTTCTGaatttgtgcaaaaatatttggGCGAAGGACCAAGAATGGTGCGAGACGTGTTCCGTTTGGCTAAGGAAAATTCACCAGCTATAATATTTGTTGATGAGATAGACGCTATCGCTACAAAAAGATTTGATGCTCAAACTGGAGCAGATCGTGAAGTGCAACGTATTCTCTTGGAATTACTCAATCAAATGGATGGTTTTGATCAGACAACTAATGTTAAAGTTATTATGGCAACAAATAG AGCGGACACATTGGATCCTGCATTGCTTCGTCCTGGTAGATTAGATCGCAAGATTGAATTTCCGCTACCCGATCGTCGTCAGAAACGTTTAATCTTCTCTACGATTACTGCAAAGATGAATTTGAGTGAGGAAGTGGATCTCGAGGATTATGTAGCACGGCCAGATAGAATTTCTGGTGCTGATATTAATGCTATCTGTCAAGAGGCGGGAATGCACGCGGTCCGTGAAAATCGTTATATTGTTTTAGCAAAAGATTTTGAAAAgggttataaaaataatattaagaaagatGAGTCTGAGCacgagttttataaataa